In a genomic window of Stakelama saccharophila:
- a CDS encoding winged helix-turn-helix domain-containing protein — MRIGPLKVKAQLYCGEEIAMGPGKADLLDAIRAAGSISRAARAMGMSYRRTWMLVDGMNRCWAERVVETTAGGGKRSGARLTAFGERLLALYRALEADLARAGESDAFAALAAHLRKTPQAPDAR, encoded by the coding sequence ATGCGGATCGGTCCGCTGAAGGTGAAGGCCCAGCTTTATTGCGGCGAAGAGATCGCCATGGGGCCGGGCAAGGCGGACCTTCTGGATGCGATCCGCGCGGCTGGATCAATCTCGCGCGCGGCCCGCGCCATGGGCATGAGCTATCGCCGCACCTGGATGCTGGTCGACGGCATGAACCGCTGCTGGGCGGAACGCGTGGTGGAGACGACGGCCGGCGGCGGCAAGCGCAGCGGCGCGCGGCTTACCGCGTTCGGCGAACGGCTGCTCGCCCTGTACCGCGCGCTGGAAGCGGACCTGGCGAGGGCGGGCGAAAGCGATGCCTTCGCCGCCCTTGCCGCGCACCTTCGCAAAACACCTCAGGCGCCGGATGCGCGTTAG
- a CDS encoding DUF58 domain-containing protein, protein MIYPGRRAIYLVAGAAPVALVAGVLVPGGWLAILAWIALIVILTLVDALLTPRPPRTLDLAAPPSIWVGDTVILRPDGSMQADAHGLHYAADIGPPLAEVPGSPLHYAATRRGQAALRRIWARRRGPLGLAWRQVTRTSDRVIRILPNLRPVREQGMRQYLRSTRFGARMRAESGDGSEFQALTDFQPGMERRAIDWKASARHASLLAREYRTERDNAIVLAVDAGRAMADPLQGVPRVDHAVSAALLAAFVALKAGDCTRLFSFAAQPGIDSGTVAHARGFAEIHRSAAAIDYGAQESNYTLCLSALDAKLRRRSIILLFTEFTDPTSAELMLAAARRVARRHRLIFVIFDDVELEAIRDARPRAADDVVRANAAHELLRERRIVVERLKRLGIDVIQARPDAMPLTLVDRYLSLRERA, encoded by the coding sequence ATGATCTATCCCGGCCGCCGCGCCATCTATCTCGTCGCCGGCGCCGCGCCGGTGGCGCTGGTGGCCGGCGTGCTGGTGCCGGGCGGCTGGCTTGCGATCCTGGCCTGGATCGCGCTGATCGTGATCCTGACGCTCGTCGATGCGCTGCTGACGCCCCGGCCGCCGCGCACGCTCGATCTCGCGGCCCCGCCGTCGATCTGGGTCGGCGATACGGTGATCCTGCGCCCGGACGGGTCCATGCAGGCCGATGCACACGGCCTGCACTACGCCGCGGACATCGGCCCGCCGCTGGCGGAGGTGCCCGGATCGCCGCTGCATTATGCCGCCACCCGGCGCGGACAGGCGGCGCTGCGCCGGATCTGGGCGCGGCGCCGGGGGCCGCTGGGTCTCGCCTGGCGCCAGGTCACCCGCACCTCCGACCGCGTCATACGGATATTGCCCAATCTGCGCCCGGTGCGCGAACAGGGCATGCGCCAATATCTGCGCAGCACCCGGTTCGGCGCGCGGATGCGCGCGGAAAGCGGGGACGGAAGCGAGTTCCAGGCGCTCACCGACTTTCAGCCGGGCATGGAACGACGCGCGATCGACTGGAAAGCGTCCGCGCGTCATGCCAGCCTGCTGGCGCGCGAATATCGTACCGAGCGCGACAATGCGATCGTGCTGGCCGTGGATGCCGGGCGCGCCATGGCGGATCCGCTGCAGGGCGTTCCGCGTGTCGATCATGCCGTGTCGGCGGCGCTGCTCGCCGCCTTCGTCGCGCTGAAGGCCGGGGACTGCACGCGCCTCTTCTCCTTCGCCGCGCAGCCGGGCATCGACAGCGGAACGGTGGCCCATGCCCGCGGTTTCGCCGAAATCCACCGTAGCGCCGCCGCGATCGATTACGGCGCACAGGAAAGCAACTACACGCTGTGCCTCAGCGCGCTGGACGCGAAGCTGCGCCGCCGTTCCATCATCCTTTTGTTCACCGAATTCACCGATCCGACCAGCGCCGAACTGATGCTCGCCGCGGCCCGGCGCGTGGCCCGCCGGCATCGCCTGATCTTCGTGATCTTCGACGATGTCGAGCTGGAGGCGATCCGCGACGCCCGACCGCGCGCGGCCGACGACGTGGTCCGGGCCAATGCCGCGCACGAATTGCTGCGCGAGCGCCGGATCGTCGTCGAACGGCTGAAACGCCTGGGCATAGACGTGATCCAGGCACGGCCGGATGCGATGCCGCTGACCCTGGTCGATCGCTACCTGTCCTTGCGGGAGCGCGCATGA
- the cyoB gene encoding cytochrome o ubiquinol oxidase subunit I, which produces MTHPPIPDSPIFGRLTLDAIPLHEPILIATFAMVAVGGGAVLGALTYFRLWGPLWRDWFTSVDHKKIGIMYMVMGLIMLLRGFADALMMRAQQAIAFGGNEGYLPAEHYDQIFTAHGVIMIFFVAMPLVTGLMNYVVPLQIGARDVSFPFLNNFSFWMTASGAAITMISLFIGEYARTGWLAYPPLSGLLHSPGVGVDYYIWGLQIAGIGTLLSGVNLIATIVKMRAPGMSLMKMPIFTWTSLCTNVLIVAAFPVLTAVLVLLSLDRYLDFHFFTNTMGGNAMMYVNLIWIWGHPEVYILILPAFGIYSEVVSTFSGKRLFGYTSMVYATVVITILSYLVWLHHFFTMGSGASVNSFFGITTMIISIPTGAKIFNWLFTMYRGRIRFELPMMWTLAFMLTFVIGGMTGVMLAVPPADFVLHNSLFLIAHFHNVIIGGVLFGLFAGINFWFPKAFGFKLDPKWGKRSFWMWVIGFYLAFMPLYALGLMGVTRRLRHFDDPTLQPFFIVAAVGAVLIALGIACMLMQFYVSIRDREALRDTTGDPWHGRTLEWSTSSPPPDYNFAFTPVVHDSDAWWDMKCRGAQRPTEGFKAIHMPKNTGTGVILAGLSVALGFAMVWHIWWLAAASFAGMIAVAIGHTFNYTRDFHIPREEVVRTEHARTARLAEAKGAGQ; this is translated from the coding sequence ATGACCCATCCCCCGATCCCCGACAGTCCGATCTTCGGGCGCCTCACGCTCGATGCGATTCCGCTGCACGAGCCGATCCTGATCGCCACTTTCGCCATGGTCGCCGTGGGCGGCGGCGCGGTGCTGGGCGCGCTCACCTATTTCCGCCTGTGGGGGCCGCTGTGGCGCGACTGGTTCACCAGCGTCGATCACAAGAAGATCGGCATCATGTACATGGTGATGGGGCTGATCATGCTGCTGCGCGGTTTCGCCGACGCGCTGATGATGCGCGCGCAGCAGGCGATCGCCTTCGGCGGGAACGAGGGCTATCTGCCCGCCGAGCATTACGACCAGATCTTCACCGCGCACGGCGTCATCATGATCTTCTTCGTGGCGATGCCGCTGGTGACGGGACTGATGAACTATGTCGTGCCGCTCCAGATCGGCGCGCGCGACGTGTCCTTTCCCTTCCTCAACAATTTCAGCTTCTGGATGACGGCGTCCGGCGCGGCGATCACGATGATTTCGCTGTTCATCGGCGAATATGCGCGCACCGGCTGGCTCGCTTATCCGCCGCTTTCCGGCCTCCTGCACTCGCCCGGCGTCGGCGTGGACTATTATATCTGGGGCCTGCAGATAGCCGGTATCGGCACCCTGCTATCGGGCGTGAACCTGATCGCGACGATCGTGAAGATGCGCGCGCCGGGCATGTCGCTGATGAAGATGCCGATCTTCACCTGGACGTCGCTGTGCACCAACGTGCTGATCGTCGCCGCCTTCCCGGTGCTGACGGCGGTGCTGGTGCTGCTCAGCCTCGACCGGTATCTCGACTTCCACTTCTTCACCAACACCATGGGCGGCAACGCCATGATGTATGTGAACCTGATCTGGATCTGGGGCCATCCGGAAGTCTACATCCTGATCCTGCCGGCCTTCGGCATCTATTCCGAAGTGGTGTCGACCTTCTCGGGCAAACGCCTGTTCGGCTATACCTCGATGGTCTACGCGACGGTGGTCATCACCATCCTGTCCTATCTCGTCTGGCTGCACCATTTCTTCACCATGGGATCGGGCGCCAGCGTCAACAGCTTCTTCGGCATCACGACGATGATCATCTCGATCCCGACGGGGGCGAAGATCTTCAACTGGCTGTTCACCATGTATCGCGGCCGCATCCGTTTCGAGCTGCCGATGATGTGGACGCTGGCCTTCATGCTGACCTTCGTCATCGGCGGCATGACGGGCGTGATGCTGGCCGTGCCGCCCGCCGACTTCGTGCTGCACAACTCGCTGTTCCTGATCGCGCACTTCCACAACGTGATCATCGGCGGCGTGCTGTTCGGGCTGTTCGCCGGCATCAATTTCTGGTTTCCCAAGGCGTTTGGCTTCAAGCTCGACCCGAAATGGGGCAAGCGCTCCTTCTGGATGTGGGTGATCGGCTTCTATCTCGCCTTCATGCCGCTCTACGCGCTCGGCCTGATGGGCGTGACCCGCCGCCTGCGCCACTTCGACGATCCCACCTTGCAGCCCTTCTTCATCGTCGCGGCCGTCGGCGCGGTGCTGATCGCGCTCGGCATCGCCTGCATGCTGATGCAGTTCTACGTCTCGATCCGCGACCGGGAGGCGCTGCGCGACACGACCGGCGATCCGTGGCACGGCCGCACACTGGAATGGTCGACCTCGTCACCGCCGCCGGATTATAATTTCGCCTTCACGCCCGTCGTTCACGACAGCGATGCCTGGTGGGACATGAAGTGCCGCGGCGCCCAGCGCCCGACCGAAGGTTTCAAGGCCATCCACATGCCGAAGAATACCGGCACCGGCGTCATCCTGGCCGGCCTCAGCGTGGCGCTGGGCTTCGCGATGGTATGGCATATCTGGTGGCTCGCCGCGGCCAGCTTCGCCGGCATGATCGCCGTCGCGATCGGCCACACCTTCAACTATACCCGCGATTTCCACATCCCGCGCGAGGAGGTGGTGCGCACCGAACATGCGCGCACGGCGCGACTGGCCGAAGCGAAGGGGGCAGGCCAATGA
- the cyoA gene encoding ubiquinol oxidase subunit II, giving the protein MIPINDSFSRRNSAARILFILPALALLGACNAVVLDPSGYVAAQQRDLLVISVVLMLLIILPVMALTVLFAWRYRHTNTEATYEPDWDHSTQLELLIWSAPLLIIICLGAITWLGTHTLDPYRKIERIDANRTLDVANKPLEVDVVAMDWKWLFIYPEYGIATVNELAAPVDRPLQFKITATDVMNSFYIPALAGQIYAMPGMETTLHAVINEPGAYHGFSANYSGNGFSGMDFRFLGLDDAGFRQWVAEAKSSGRSLDRATYRDLAKPSENVPVKRYAAVGDGLYPAILNMCVEPGATCMGEMMRRDARTARGKSGTHEAGRHMMQDKAASADEPVAANAPLTGAGLSAPGRTPPRRETAATAAATGQSL; this is encoded by the coding sequence ATGATCCCGATCAACGATTCGTTTTCGCGGCGGAATTCCGCCGCCCGGATATTGTTCATCCTGCCGGCCTTGGCGCTGCTGGGCGCCTGCAACGCCGTCGTGCTCGATCCCTCAGGATATGTTGCGGCGCAGCAGCGCGACCTGCTCGTCATCTCCGTCGTCCTCATGCTGCTGATCATCCTGCCGGTAATGGCGCTGACCGTGCTGTTCGCCTGGCGCTATCGCCACACGAATACCGAGGCGACCTACGAACCCGACTGGGATCATTCGACCCAGCTCGAACTGCTGATCTGGTCCGCACCGCTGCTCATCATCATCTGCCTGGGCGCGATCACCTGGCTGGGCACGCACACGCTCGACCCCTATCGCAAGATCGAGCGGATCGACGCCAACCGCACGCTCGACGTGGCGAACAAGCCGCTGGAAGTCGACGTGGTGGCGATGGACTGGAAATGGCTGTTCATCTATCCCGAATACGGCATCGCGACGGTGAACGAGCTCGCCGCGCCGGTCGACCGGCCGCTGCAGTTCAAGATCACGGCGACCGACGTGATGAACTCCTTCTACATCCCGGCGCTCGCGGGGCAGATCTATGCCATGCCCGGCATGGAGACCACGCTGCACGCCGTGATCAACGAACCCGGCGCCTATCACGGCTTTTCCGCCAACTATAGCGGCAACGGCTTTTCCGGCATGGACTTCCGTTTCCTGGGGCTGGACGATGCGGGTTTTCGCCAGTGGGTCGCCGAGGCGAAGTCCAGCGGACGGTCGCTCGATCGGGCGACCTATCGCGACCTGGCGAAACCGAGCGAGAACGTGCCCGTAAAGCGTTACGCCGCGGTCGGCGACGGCCTCTATCCGGCGATCCTCAACATGTGCGTCGAACCCGGCGCGACCTGCATGGGCGAGATGATGCGCCGGGATGCGCGCACCGCACGCGGCAAATCGGGCACCCACGAAGCAGGCCGTCACATGATGCAGGACAAGGCGGCATCGGCCGACGAACCGGTCGCGGCCAATGCGCCGCTGACCGGGGCCGGCCTGTCGGCGCCCGGCCGCACGCCGCCCCGACGCGAAACCGCCGCCACCGCCGCCGCGACCGGCCAGTCCCTCTGA
- the cyoD gene encoding cytochrome o ubiquinol oxidase subunit IV, which yields MSTDTANHDHHSHDEGGAHGSLKGYLIGFGLSVVLTAIPFWLVMADVIANPTTAAFVILGLALVQIVVHMVYFLHMNPKSEGGWSMMALIFTLILVVITLTGSIWVMYHLNNNMMPMSPGVTSAAP from the coding sequence ATGAGCACCGACACCGCCAATCACGATCACCACAGCCATGACGAAGGCGGCGCGCACGGTTCGCTCAAGGGCTATCTGATCGGCTTCGGCCTGTCGGTGGTCCTGACCGCCATCCCCTTCTGGCTGGTGATGGCCGACGTGATCGCCAACCCGACGACCGCGGCCTTCGTCATCCTCGGCCTGGCGCTGGTGCAGATCGTGGTCCACATGGTCTATTTCCTGCACATGAATCCGAAGTCGGAGGGCGGCTGGTCGATGATGGCGCTGATTTTCACTCTCATCCTCGTCGTCATCACGCTGACGGGCTCGATCTGGGTCATGTACCATCTCAACAACAATATGATGCCGATGAGCCCGGGCGTCACGAGCGCCGCGCCGTGA
- a CDS encoding AAA family ATPase, protein MTLDEVRDLGSAIDREVGKAVLGQSPVVRLLTVALLAPGHVLLEGPPGTAKTLLAQSFARTLGLEYGRIQFTPDLMPGDILGSSLFNFQTSTFTLTRGPVFCELLLADEINRTPPKTQAALLEAMQERAVTLDGRTERLSDHFTVLATQNPIEQQGVYPLPEAQLDRFLFKIAIDYPDIAAERAIVAQYGARSGSPHPEDSGVAQVADAEAIDAAGAAVGAIRLSEPVIGYIVDLVRATREHPDIATGASPRAASALAGAARAAAALDGRDYVIPDDVKLLARPLLRHRVTLSPSAEIDGRRVDDVVAGLIDQTEAPR, encoded by the coding sequence ATGACGTTAGACGAAGTCCGGGACCTGGGAAGCGCCATCGACCGCGAGGTCGGCAAGGCCGTGCTCGGCCAGTCGCCCGTCGTCCGCCTGCTGACCGTGGCGCTGCTGGCACCCGGCCATGTCCTGCTGGAGGGGCCGCCGGGAACGGCCAAGACGCTGCTTGCACAGAGCTTCGCCCGGACGCTGGGCCTGGAATATGGGCGCATCCAGTTCACGCCCGACCTGATGCCGGGCGATATTCTCGGCTCCAGCCTGTTCAATTTCCAGACCTCGACCTTCACCCTGACGCGCGGCCCGGTCTTCTGCGAGCTGCTCCTCGCCGACGAGATCAACCGCACGCCGCCCAAGACGCAGGCCGCGCTGCTGGAAGCGATGCAGGAACGCGCGGTCACGCTGGACGGCCGCACCGAACGGCTGTCCGACCATTTCACCGTCCTCGCCACCCAGAACCCGATCGAGCAGCAGGGCGTCTATCCCCTGCCGGAGGCGCAGCTTGACCGCTTTCTGTTCAAGATCGCGATCGATTATCCCGACATCGCCGCCGAACGCGCCATCGTCGCGCAATATGGCGCACGCTCCGGATCGCCCCATCCCGAGGACAGCGGCGTCGCGCAGGTCGCCGACGCCGAGGCGATCGACGCGGCGGGCGCTGCGGTCGGGGCGATCCGGCTGTCGGAACCGGTCATCGGCTATATCGTCGACCTGGTCCGCGCCACGCGCGAGCATCCCGACATCGCCACCGGTGCTTCGCCGCGCGCCGCATCGGCGCTGGCCGGCGCCGCCCGCGCCGCCGCCGCGCTCGATGGGCGCGATTATGTCATCCCCGACGACGTGAAACTGCTCGCCCGACCGCTGTTGCGCCACCGCGTCACCCTGTCGCCGTCGGCCGAAATCGACGGGCGGCGCGTCGACGACGTCGTTGCCGGCCTGATCGACCAGACCGAAGCGCCGCGATGA
- the cyoC gene encoding cytochrome o ubiquinol oxidase subunit III: protein MSSTTMTATGQPPRFYDTDEHAHPDGASTMLGFWIYLMSDCLIFAVLFATYAVLGRSFAGGPGPHELFELPLVAVNTAMLLFSSITYGFAMLAMERKRLGATLAWLAITGLFGLAFLGIELFEFSNLIAEGAGPWRSGFLSAFFTLVGTHGLHVTFGIVWLVTLMIQLAQKGLIPANARRLMCLSMFWHFLDVIWIGVFTFVYLMGVLG, encoded by the coding sequence ATGAGCAGCACGACCATGACCGCGACCGGCCAGCCGCCGCGCTTCTACGACACCGACGAGCACGCGCATCCCGACGGCGCCAGCACCATGCTGGGCTTCTGGATCTACCTGATGAGCGATTGCCTCATCTTTGCCGTTCTGTTCGCCACCTATGCGGTGCTGGGTCGCAGCTTCGCCGGCGGCCCCGGCCCGCACGAACTGTTCGAGCTGCCGCTGGTGGCGGTGAACACGGCGATGCTGCTGTTCTCGTCCATCACCTACGGCTTCGCCATGCTGGCGATGGAGCGCAAGCGGCTCGGCGCGACGCTTGCGTGGCTGGCGATCACCGGGCTGTTCGGCCTCGCCTTTCTCGGCATCGAGCTGTTCGAGTTCTCGAACCTGATCGCCGAGGGTGCGGGTCCGTGGCGCAGCGGTTTTCTGTCCGCCTTCTTCACGCTTGTCGGCACGCACGGTCTGCACGTGACGTTCGGCATCGTGTGGCTGGTGACGCTGATGATCCAGCTCGCGCAGAAGGGGCTGATCCCCGCCAACGCCCGGCGCCTGATGTGCCTGTCGATGTTCTGGCACTTTCTCGACGTCATCTGGATCGGCGTCTTCACCTTTGTCTATCTGATGGGAGTGCTGGGATGA
- a CDS encoding MFS transporter, whose product MTAGSEPDSGAMERDARQVNVRDTRVAPGEIAIGVVIGRTSEFFDFFVYAIASVLVFPVYVFPYVDRLTGTMYSFGLFALAFVARPVGTLIFMAVDRLYGRATKLTIALFLLGCSTVAVAFLPGYESIGIWSAILLGVFRIGQGLALGGAWDGLASLLSLNAPENRRGWYAMIPQLGAPLGLIVASALFAYFVSSLSAVDFLDWGWRYPFFCAFTINVVALFARLRLVSTPDFTKLFESRDLQPTPVVKTLEKEGRNVIIGAFAPLASFALFHMVTVFPLSWIFLFTDEVPSRFLIIEAVAAFFGLGAIVLSGHLADRVGRRTLLAISAAAIAAFSGFAPQLLDAGDVGEIIFMVGGFIILGISFGQCSGVVASNFPRSERYTGAALTSDIAWLFGAGFAPLAALLLASHWGILAAGGYLLSGALATLVALWISKTLGQEERPETVQPQPA is encoded by the coding sequence ATGACAGCCGGCAGCGAACCCGACTCCGGTGCGATGGAGCGCGACGCGCGACAGGTGAACGTGCGCGACACGCGTGTCGCGCCGGGAGAGATCGCGATCGGCGTGGTCATCGGACGGACGTCCGAATTCTTCGACTTTTTCGTCTACGCGATCGCGTCGGTGCTGGTCTTTCCCGTCTACGTCTTTCCCTATGTCGACCGGTTGACGGGCACGATGTATTCCTTCGGGCTGTTCGCGCTGGCCTTCGTCGCGCGGCCGGTGGGGACGCTGATCTTCATGGCCGTCGACCGGCTGTACGGGCGGGCGACCAAGCTGACGATCGCGCTGTTCCTGCTCGGATGCTCGACGGTGGCGGTAGCGTTCCTGCCGGGATACGAATCGATCGGGATCTGGTCGGCGATCCTGCTGGGGGTGTTCCGCATCGGCCAGGGGCTGGCGCTCGGCGGCGCATGGGACGGTCTCGCATCGCTCCTGTCGCTCAACGCGCCCGAAAATCGTCGCGGATGGTATGCGATGATTCCGCAACTCGGTGCGCCGCTCGGTCTGATCGTGGCGAGCGCGCTGTTCGCCTATTTCGTGTCCAGCCTGTCGGCGGTGGATTTCCTCGACTGGGGCTGGCGCTATCCCTTCTTCTGCGCCTTCACCATCAATGTCGTCGCGCTGTTCGCGCGGTTGCGCCTCGTCAGCACGCCCGATTTCACCAAACTGTTCGAAAGCCGCGACCTGCAGCCGACGCCGGTCGTCAAGACGCTGGAAAAGGAAGGTCGCAACGTCATCATCGGGGCCTTCGCGCCGCTGGCGAGCTTTGCCCTGTTCCACATGGTGACGGTCTTTCCGCTGTCCTGGATCTTCCTGTTCACGGACGAGGTGCCGTCGCGCTTCCTGATCATCGAGGCGGTCGCCGCCTTTTTCGGCCTGGGAGCCATCGTCCTGTCCGGCCATCTCGCCGATCGGGTGGGGCGGCGGACGCTGCTCGCCATTTCCGCGGCGGCGATCGCAGCCTTCAGCGGCTTCGCGCCGCAATTGCTCGATGCCGGCGACGTGGGCGAGATCATCTTCATGGTCGGCGGCTTCATCATTCTCGGCATTTCCTTCGGCCAGTGCTCGGGTGTCGTCGCGTCGAACTTTCCGCGCTCGGAACGCTATACCGGTGCGGCGCTGACGTCGGACATCGCCTGGCTGTTCGGCGCCGGATTTGCGCCGCTGGCGGCGCTGCTGTTGGCGTCGCACTGGGGCATCCTCGCCGCCGGCGGCTATCTGCTGTCGGGTGCGCTCGCGACATTGGTGGCGCTGTGGATCAGCAAGACCCTGGGGCAGGAGGAACGCCCCGAGACCGTGCAACCGCAACCCGCATGA
- a CDS encoding stage II sporulation protein M, translating into MNTTMPRFAARHFRAEREADWRRLEDLLDRVEHKSLRRLTDADLMALPRLYRAALSALSVARDTSLDAAMIAYLEDLCTRAYFVLYGCREPWGRRLASYFRRDLPHAVRAIAPEAALTAALFFASAVAAYFLVRSDPAWFSAILPEGLANGRNMQASADYLRGTLYNPPQHGGLEIFATFLFTHNSQITILSFALGFAFGIPTMFLIAQNGAILGALYAAFVPHGLGVGLTGWLAIHGTTEISAIILAGGAGLHIGRAVALPGREGRVRAAAEAGKRAALVMIGVVLMLLVAGLLEGFGRQLVTDDAARFAVAGVMLCLWIAYFGLSGRRHDRT; encoded by the coding sequence ATGAACACGACCATGCCCAGATTCGCCGCGCGCCATTTCCGCGCCGAGCGCGAGGCGGACTGGCGCCGCCTCGAGGATCTGCTCGACCGGGTCGAGCACAAGTCGCTGCGCCGCCTCACCGATGCCGACCTGATGGCGTTGCCCCGCCTGTACCGCGCCGCGCTGTCGGCCCTGTCGGTCGCGCGCGATACCTCGCTCGACGCCGCGATGATCGCGTATCTGGAGGATCTGTGCACCCGCGCCTATTTCGTCCTTTATGGCTGTCGCGAGCCGTGGGGACGCCGGCTCGCGAGCTATTTCCGTCGGGATCTGCCGCATGCGGTGCGCGCCATCGCACCCGAAGCGGCACTGACCGCCGCGCTGTTCTTCGCCTCCGCCGTCGCCGCCTATTTCCTGGTGCGTTCCGACCCCGCCTGGTTTTCCGCCATTCTTCCGGAAGGGCTGGCCAATGGCCGGAACATGCAGGCGTCGGCCGACTATCTGCGCGGCACGCTGTACAATCCGCCGCAGCATGGCGGGCTGGAAATCTTCGCCACCTTCCTGTTCACCCACAATTCGCAGATCACCATCCTGTCCTTCGCGCTCGGTTTCGCCTTCGGGATTCCCACCATGTTCCTGATCGCGCAGAACGGGGCGATCCTGGGCGCACTCTATGCCGCCTTCGTGCCGCACGGGCTGGGCGTCGGGCTGACCGGCTGGCTCGCCATCCACGGCACGACGGAGATCAGCGCCATCATTCTGGCCGGCGGGGCCGGCCTGCATATCGGTCGCGCGGTCGCGCTGCCGGGGCGAGAGGGCCGGGTCCGCGCGGCGGCCGAAGCGGGGAAACGGGCCGCGCTGGTGATGATCGGGGTGGTCCTGATGCTGCTTGTCGCCGGCCTGCTGGAAGGATTCGGGCGCCAGCTCGTCACCGACGACGCCGCGCGTTTCGCCGTCGCGGGGGTGATGCTGTGCCTCTGGATCGCCTATTTCGGCCTGTCGGGACGCCGCCATGACCGGACGTGA
- a CDS encoding RDD family protein translates to MTGREDRARSLDRELTTPEGVTLRLELAGAGARAGAFLLDCLVLVVAMVAMTIAAVLAFRAIGKTYPGVIAVLWLLVFFLLRNFYFTLMESGRRAATIGKRILKMRVVARDGGRLTGGAVVARNLLRELEIFLPLTFLGVGAIEGFVDRWVAIFGFCWALLFLFFPLFNRDRLRAGDLVAGTWVVFNQRRAMGVDLLRRAEEHGAVPRFSPQDLAAYGQFELQRLEDVLRRDDADAITLVAGAIRRKLGRTDSLDDRMFLDAYYAALRGELERELLFGRRKRDKFDDATRSTGRR, encoded by the coding sequence ATGACCGGACGTGAGGATCGCGCGCGCAGCCTCGATCGCGAACTGACGACTCCCGAAGGCGTAACGCTCCGCCTCGAACTGGCAGGCGCCGGCGCGCGGGCCGGTGCCTTCCTGCTCGACTGCCTGGTGCTCGTCGTCGCGATGGTCGCCATGACCATCGCTGCCGTCCTCGCCTTTCGCGCGATCGGGAAGACCTATCCCGGCGTGATCGCGGTATTGTGGCTCCTCGTCTTTTTCCTGCTGCGAAACTTCTACTTCACCCTAATGGAAAGCGGCCGGCGCGCCGCGACGATCGGCAAGCGGATCCTGAAGATGCGCGTCGTTGCGCGCGACGGCGGGCGGCTGACGGGCGGCGCGGTGGTCGCGCGCAATCTGCTGCGCGAACTGGAGATATTCCTGCCCCTGACCTTTCTGGGCGTGGGGGCGATCGAGGGCTTCGTCGATCGCTGGGTCGCCATTTTCGGCTTCTGCTGGGCGCTCTTGTTCCTGTTCTTTCCGCTGTTCAACCGGGACCGGCTGCGCGCGGGCGACCTCGTCGCGGGAACCTGGGTCGTGTTCAACCAGCGCCGGGCGATGGGCGTCGACCTCCTGCGCCGGGCCGAAGAACACGGCGCCGTGCCCCGTTTCTCGCCGCAGGACCTCGCCGCTTACGGCCAGTTCGAGCTGCAACGACTGGAAGACGTGCTGCGACGCGACGATGCCGACGCGATCACCCTTGTCGCCGGCGCTATCCGGCGCAAGCTCGGGCGGACGGATTCGCTTGACGACCGGATGTTCCTGGATGCCTATTATGCCGCCTTGCGCGGCGAGCTTGAACGCGAACTGCTGTTCGGCCGGCGCAAGCGCGACAAGTTCGACGACGCGACCCGAAGCACGGGGAGGCGGTGA
- a CDS encoding TetR/AcrR family transcriptional regulator has product MNELGCNEAVARRTGAGRPRDPAKDDAILGAARDLFFERGFNGSTIEEIAQRANVSKVTVYKRFCDKETLFATCVRAEMARMASAFDADAPIAGGLEERLNAFGTALMSFLSRPNHVALDRVMAQEFVQMPALAKRLFEAGPAQSRARVAEVLAQASETGVLDCPDPIAAAEDLMALWKGMMDVELKFGVRDRVTEEEIVRRVEHGTATFLRAYDGGKGARK; this is encoded by the coding sequence GTGAACGAACTTGGATGCAACGAAGCGGTGGCACGGCGGACCGGAGCCGGTCGACCGCGCGACCCGGCAAAGGACGATGCCATCCTCGGCGCCGCGCGCGACCTGTTCTTCGAACGCGGCTTCAACGGCAGCACGATCGAGGAGATCGCGCAGCGCGCCAACGTGTCGAAAGTGACCGTGTACAAGCGTTTCTGCGACAAGGAGACGCTGTTCGCCACCTGCGTGCGGGCGGAGATGGCGCGCATGGCGAGCGCCTTCGACGCCGATGCGCCGATCGCCGGCGGATTGGAGGAGCGGCTGAACGCCTTCGGCACTGCGTTGATGAGCTTTCTCTCGCGCCCCAACCATGTCGCGCTCGACCGGGTGATGGCGCAGGAATTCGTGCAGATGCCGGCACTTGCGAAGCGCCTGTTCGAAGCGGGGCCGGCGCAGTCCCGCGCCCGTGTCGCGGAGGTTCTGGCGCAAGCGAGCGAAACCGGTGTGCTCGATTGTCCCGACCCGATCGCGGCGGCGGAGGATTTGATGGCGCTGTGGAAGGGAATGATGGACGTCGAGCTGAAGTTCGGTGTGCGCGATCGCGTGACCGAGGAAGAGATCGTCCGCCGGGTCGAGCATGGAACGGCCACGTTCCTACGCGCGTATGATGGCGGGAAAGGAGCCCGGAAATGA